The following nucleotide sequence is from Komagataeibacter medellinensis NBRC 3288.
GCGATATGGCTGGTGAAGGCGAAGGAGAAGGGCAGCAGGCCAAGATAATTACCGGCCAGGATGAAGAAGAACAGCGTAAACACGAAGGGGAAGAAGGCCCGGCCCTCAACACCAATCGTATCGACCGCCATATTGTAGATGAAATCGTAGCACATTTCCGCTGCCGACTGCAGCCGACCCGGCACCACCGCCGCAGGCCGCATGCCCACGTACAGGAACGCCAGAACCACAATGGCGGCAACAATCATCATCATGGGGGACTGGCTGAACCGCAGGGATTCGCCTAGTGCACCCAGAACTGGATGGAGCTCGAACTGACCGAGCGCGTCGATGGATGATCCGGCCGCCAACTTCGTTCTTCCCTATAACCGTCCAGAGCCGCTATCCGGCCCGTCTGCCTTAGTGTTCATGGCATCGGGCCTGACGAGACGCCAGACATTAAGCACACCTGCCACGCCCCCAAGAAGCGAAAAAACGATAAGGAACCAAGGCTTTGTATGCAGCCAATGGTCCAACCCCCAGCCCATGGCAACCCCAACCACCAGCGCCGAGACAAGCTCCGTCCCCGACCTGATGACCAGACCGAGATCAGATAGTGTCCCACCGCTTTCCTGTTCAGCGGGCCTGCGCGGTTCAATGCGCTCACGGGCCGCCTGCAGTCTCCGGTTGAAGGACTCGCCTGAAGGGTCGTTATCCTTATCCAAATTCTCGCACATCCCTAGGTGCAGCCGGTAGCTACCGGTGCTGCAATAACCTGTCAAGCAAGCGGTGGCAAACAAAGACGCCACCGCCGCATCTTTTTTGTGCTTCGCGCGTTTTGTGCGGCCTTATTCAGCCGTTGAGCCACCGGGAATGACATCATAGCCTGAACTGCCGGGAAAGGCACCAGGCGGCGGTGCGTCGGCCGGTTCCACATGGATCGCCTGGTTCACGTCCGGTCCGATCTCACGCGCGTTGATGGCCGTGCCCCGCTCACCCGCCACCCCCGTGCCTATGGCGTGCAATGTCGCCCCCGGTTTGAACCAGGCGGCAAGGCGGCTGGCATTGGTCTCACCCACATACACCACGGCATGGTTGCGCATGATCACGCCCTGCACCTTGCCCTGCATGTCGTAAAGCGGGGCAAGGATGATGCCATCCACCGGCACATCAGGCCCGATGCTGGGGGAGTCGTAGGGAATTACGGCCCCTTCCACCCTTACATCGGCAATCCGCCGCCCGCGCGGGCCGGTTACGGCATAGGCGCGCACGATCGGGCGGCCAGCGCCCTTCAGGCCGTTGATGCTCACCTGCTCGCCGGGGTGGACGATGCCGGGCAGGCTGTCGCCCAGTTCACGAGGACAGAAAACCTGCGTGCCATCCGCCAGCAGCAGACCCGCGACCTGCCCCGATGGCGTGAGGATGAACTGCACCAGTTGCCCGGTGGTGACGGGCAGCGGGGCCATGTCGAATACGGGTGCGACCTGCGCCACGGGTGCCGGGGCGGCAGCAGGGGGCGCCCCCCTGGTGGCTGCATGGGCGCTACCCGCTGCCAGGCTGCCAGCTACAAGCACGCCCGCAAGCAGGCGGCAGGAGGAACGTCGATGAATGTCCATGCAGGTACCCGTCTTTCGTCTGTCTTGGTCCGGCCTTGCGCCGGGGATGGCGTCCATCTCATGCCATCCCCGGCTTACAGGCAAGTGGCCAGTGCTGGGATCAGTGCCGGAAATGGCGCATACCTGTGAAGACCATGGCAATGCCCGCCCTGTCGGCGGCGGCAATCACCTCATCATCACGGATCGAGCCACCGGGCTGGATCACGGCAGTGGCACCGGCAGCAATGGCCGCTTCCAGCCCATCGGCAAAGGGGAAGAACGCGTCCGATGCCACCACGGATCCCTGTGTCAGGGGATGATCGACACCGGCCGCCTTCGCGGCATCAGCGCTTTTGGTGGCGGCGATGCGCGCGGAGTCCACGCGGCTCATCTGCCCTGCCCCAATGCCCACCGTGCTGTGATCCTTTACATACACGATGGCGTTGGACTTGACGTGTTTGGCCACGCGGAAGGCAAAGATCAGGTCAGCCATTTCGGCTGGTGTCGGCGCGCGCTTTGTCACTACTTTCAACGCATCGGGGGCAATACGCCCGTTATCGCGCGTCTGGGCCAGGAAGCCACCGGCGACCGAACGCACCACAACCCCACCCTGTGCGGGATCAGGGAGGGCACCGGTCAGCAGCAGGCGCAGGTTCTTCTTGCGCGCCAGAATCTGGCAGGCTTCCTCGGTTGCATCGGGGGCGACGATCACTTCGGTGAACAGGGTCGCGATACGGGTCGCGGCCTCCGCCTCCAGCGTGCGGTTAAGGGCCACGATGCCACCAAAGGCGGAAACCGGGTCACAGCGCAGCGCCCGGTCCCACGCTTCGGCCTGTGTCGCGGCTGTGGCAACACCACAGGGATTGGCGTGCTTGACGATCACAACAGCAGGTTCATCAAATTCGGCCACGGCCTCGAACGCCGCATCCGTGTCGTTGATGTTGTTGTAGGAGAGCGCCTTACCCTGCACCTGCCGGGCCGTGGCCACGCCGGGACGGGTGGTGCCATCGATATAGAAGGCGGCTTTCTGGTGCGGGTTCTCGCCGTAACGCAGGCTCTCGCGCTTCTCGCCCGCCACGATCATACGCTGGGG
It contains:
- the purH gene encoding bifunctional phosphoribosylaminoimidazolecarboxamide formyltransferase/IMP cyclohydrolase, whose amino-acid sequence is MTPPTTVPVRRALISVSDKNGLLDLARALVAHGAEILSTGGSARTLREAGIPVRDVSEHTGFPEILDGRVKTLVPQVHGGILGRRDLPAHVRQMEEHAIAPIDLVAVNLYPFEATVASGAGPEDCIENIDIGGPALIRAAAKNHAHVAIVTDPAQYAGIITALENGGTTLDQRTKLAGAAYARTAAYDAAIAKWFAGQEGEDLPQRMIVAGEKRESLRYGENPHQKAAFYIDGTTRPGVATARQVQGKALSYNNINDTDAAFEAVAEFDEPAVVIVKHANPCGVATAATQAEAWDRALRCDPVSAFGGIVALNRTLEAEAATRIATLFTEVIVAPDATEEACQILARKKNLRLLLTGALPDPAQGGVVVRSVAGGFLAQTRDNGRIAPDALKVVTKRAPTPAEMADLIFAFRVAKHVKSNAIVYVKDHSTVGIGAGQMSRVDSARIAATKSADAAKAAGVDHPLTQGSVVASDAFFPFADGLEAAIAAGATAVIQPGGSIRDDEVIAAADRAGIAMVFTGMRHFRH
- a CDS encoding AtpZ/AtpI family protein, which gives rise to MDKDNDPSGESFNRRLQAARERIEPRRPAEQESGGTLSDLGLVIRSGTELVSALVVGVAMGWGLDHWLHTKPWFLIVFSLLGGVAGVLNVWRLVRPDAMNTKADGPDSGSGRL